TTCGAGAAGGTGGCGCTCGACGAGAACACGTCGAACCCGATGGAGCTCGACATCGCCGACGACGGCCGGGTGTTCTACATCGACCGCAACGGCGCCGTGCGCATCATCATGCCGGACGGCACCGCGGTGACCGCCGGCACGATCCCGGTCTACACCGGGCAGGAGTTCGGTCTGCTGGGCATCGCCCTGGACCCGAACTTCGCCACCAACAACTGGGTCTACTTCTACTACGCACCCACCGGCTCGGCGCCGATCGACCGGATCGCGCGCTACACGATGTCGGGCAACACGCTGCAGCTGAACACCGCGACGACGATCATGGACGTCGACGTGCAGCGCAACGAGTGCTGCCACGCGGGTGGGTCGCTGGAGTTCGACCACGACGGCAACCTCTACCTCGCCACCGGCGACAACACGAACCCCTTCGACTCCGGCGGCTACAGCCCGATCGACGAGCGGGCCGGCCGTAGCGCCTGGGACGCCCAGCGCAGCGCCGGCAACACCAACAGCCTCAGCGGCAAGGTGCTGCGCATCAAGCCCCTCGCGGCCGGTGGCTACTCGATCCCGGCCGGCAACCTCTTCGACGAGGCGGCCGACACCCAGGGCAAGACCCGGCCCGAGATCTACGCCATGGGCTTCCGCAACCCCTTCCGCATCGGCCTGGACGAGCAGCACGACAACATCCTCGTCGCCGACTACGGCCCGGACGCCGGCAGCGTGAGCGACACCCGTGGGCCCAACGGCCGCGTCGAGTGGAACATCCTCGACGAGCCCGGCAACTACGGCTGGCCCTACTGCGTCGGCAACAACACGCCGTACAACGACTACAACTTCGCCAGCAGCACCGCCGGCGCCAAGTTCGACTGCGCCAACCCGGTCAACGACTCGCCCAACAACACGGGCCTGACCAACCTGCCGCCCGCGAAGTCGGCCGTCATCTGGCAGAGCAACAACGGCTCGATCACCGGTACCCCGGAGATCGGGGCGAGCGGTGCGCCGATGACCTCGGGCACCTACGACTACGACGCCGACCTGGTCTCCGACCGCAAGTGGCCCGCCTACTTCGACAGCAAGGCCATCTGGGCCGACTGGAACAACAGCCGGCTGTTCACCGTCCAGATGAACCAGGCCGGGACCAACTACACCGACATCAACCGGTTCCTGCCCAACCTGCCGATGATCCGCCCGCACGCCCTGCAGTTCGGCCCGGACGGCGCCCTCTACATGATCGAGTGGGGCAGCGGCTTCAACGGCAACAACACCGACTCCGGCATCTACCGGATCGACTACGTCGAGGGCAACCGCGCCCCCGTCGCGCGGGTTACCACCAACCGGACCTCCGGTCCCGCTCCGCTGACCGTCAACTTCGACGGCACCGCGTCCTACGACGCCGACACCGGTGACGCCACCGGTCTCACCTACGCCTGGGACTTCGACGGCAACGGCACGACCGACGCCACCACGGCCACGGCCAGCCACACCTACACGACCGTCGGCAACTTCACCGCGCGCCTGACGGTGACCGACGAGGGCGGCCGCACCGGCACCAGCAACATCGACATCGTGGTCGGCAACAGCGCTCCCACCGTCGAGCTGGTCCTGCCCCTGGACGGCGGGTTCTTCGACTTCGGCGACTACCTCAAGTACGAGGTCAAGGTCACCGACGCCGAGGACGGCACGATCGACTGCAGCAAGGTCACCGTGCAGCCCGGCCTGGGCCACGACGAGCACTCGCACGGCTACGAGCAGTACCAGGGCTGCAGCGGCACCCTGGCGCTGCCCGGCGACACCGGTCACGTGGGCGCCAACATCTTCGGCACCATCACCGCCAGCTACACCGACAAGGGTGCTGGCGCGGCCAACGCGCTGACCGGCGTCGACGGCGTCGTCGTGCACACCAAGCACAAGGAGGCCGAGTTCTTCGACGAGACCGGCCGCACCGGTGACAACACGACCGGCACCGCCGGTGTCACGGCCCAGACGACCACCGACTCCGGGGGCGGCCAGAACGTCACCGGCGTCGAGACCGGTGACTGGTTCCGCTGGGACATGATGAACCTGACCGGGATCACCGGCGTCACGATGCGGGCGGCCTCCACCACGGCCGGCGCCACGTTCGCCGTCCGCCAGGGCTCGCCCACCGGCACCACGATCGGCACCCTGACCGTCCCCAACACCGGGGGCGCGCAGACCTACCAGAACGTGTCGACCACGTTCACCGGTGCCACGACCACCAGCGGCGCGTTGTACTTCGTCGCCACCACCGGCGGGGCCAACGTCAACTGGCTCGAGTTCGCCGGTCGCGGTGTCACCGACAACCAGCCGCCCGCGGTCAGCATCAAGGCCAGCACCCTCACCGGTGAGGCCCCCCTCCCGGTCTCGTTCACCAGCACGGTGACCGACTCCGAGAACGACACGCCCCTCACCTACGCGTGGGACTTCGGCGACGACGCGACCTCCACCGAGGCCGACCCGAGCCACACCTTCACCGCGCCGGGCAAGTACACGGTCTCGCTGACCGTGACCGACGCCCGCGGGGCGAAGACCACGCGCACGCTGGAGGTCAACGCGACCCGTCCGAGCACCACCTGCTTCAGCGGGCGCTCCGACGACTTCCTGGGCGACACCCTCGACACCGACCGCTGGAACCGCAGCGTGCGCGTCGACCAGTCGCTGACCGTCTCCGACGGGTCGCTCAACGTCCCGGTCACGGCGACGGACATCTACCAGACCACCAACACGACGCCCAACATCATCCTGCAGGACCTGCCCGCCGGTGCCTTCGAGGCCACCACCAAGCTCACGCTGCCGGCGAACCGCTCCTACCAGCAGGCCGGTCTCGTGGTCTACGGCGACGACAACAACTACCTCAAGCTCGTCTACTCGGGTCGCTCCACCAACCCGGACAAGTCGGCCAACATCATCCAGTTCGCCAAGGAGGTCAACGCCACGGCGTCCGAGACCAACTCGGCCAACCTGGGTGCGGCCTTCCCCGACACGGTGTGGCTGCGGATGACGGCCACCGCCGCAGGTGTCGTCACCGCGTCGTACAGCACCGACGGTGAGACCTTCACCGCGATGTCGGCGACGCGTGACCTCACCGGCATCACGGCACCCAAGGTGGGCCTGCTCACCCTGGGCAGCCAGGCCGCCTCGACGGGCATCACCGCGAAGTACGACTACTTCACCCTCACCCCCGACGACACGGCCACGCCGTGCGCCGGCGAGGGCTGCCTCGAGAGCTTCGACGGCACGTCGCTGAGCAACACCTGGGAGGTCGTCCGCCCGACCGGCAACATCACGGTCGGCGGGGGCAACCTCACCATCCCGATGGCCGGCACGGATCTCTACCAGACCACCAACAGTGCCGGTGACCTGGTGCTCCGCGACCTGCCCGCCGGGCCGTTCCAGGTGGTCACCAAGGTGACCGCGCCGATCAACCGCCAGTACCAGCAGGCCGGCCTGATCATCTACGGCAACGACGACAACTACATCAAGCTGGTGAGCCAGGGCCGCAGCGCGGCCGCTGACGTCGGCAGCAACATCGTCCAGCTGACCAAGGAGGTCGGTGCCACGGCGACCGAGGCCAACACCGCGGGCCTGGGTGCGACCTTCCCCTCGACCGTGTGGCTGCGGCTCACCAGCACCGACGGCACCGCCGTCACCGGTGACTACAGCACCGACGGCCAGACCTGGGTCGCGATGCCCCGAGGCTTCGACCTCACCGGCATCGCCAACCCCAGGGTCGGGGTGACGGCCTTCGCCAACAACGCGGCGGCTGCCACCATCTCGGCGGCGTTCGACTCCTTCGAGCTGACCTCCGACGGCTGTGGACCCGAGGAGCCGACCGACACGGCGGCGCCCACGACCACGCTGACCATCGCCGCGGCGGACGGCCAGGCCGGTTGGTACACCACCCGTCCGTCGTTCACCCTGGCTGCGGTCGACGAGACGGACGGGTCGGGCATCGACTCGACCGAGTACCGGATCGCCGGAGGCACCTGGACGCCCTACACCGCCGCGGTCTCCGTGACCGGTGAGGGCAGCCGCCTGATCGAGTACCGCTCGACCGACAAGGCGGGCAACGTCGAGGCGGTCAAGTCGCTGACGGTCAAGATCGACACCGTGGTCCCGACCGTGACCGCCGCCGAGGCGGGCACCGAGACCAAGACGCTGACGCTCACCGCCGCCGACGCCACCTCCGGCGTGGCGCGCATCGAGTTCCAGCTCGACGACGAGACCACGTGGACCGTCTACGCCGAGGCGCTGCCGTTCGGCGAGCCCGGCGACCACGTCGTGCGCTACCGCGCCATCGACGTAGCGGGCAACGTGTCGGCCGTCGGCACCACCACCGTGGTCGTCGACAGCGGCGAGGACACGACGGCCCCCAAGGTCGCCGCCACCGTCCTCGGCTCGTATGACGGAGTGGTCAAGGACCTGGCCGGCGGCACCGTCGGCGGTCAGGCCACGCTGGTCTCGTCGGTCCGGGGTGAGGGCTACGCCACCACCGCTACGCTGACGCTCACCGGGCTCGACCCCGAGGGCCGCTACGAGTCGCACCTCCACATCGGCAAGTGCGGCAGCTTCGAGGGTCACTACCGCGACGACGTCGACGGTGCGGGCACGCCGCCCAACGAGCTGTGGCCGCGCAACCCCGACTGGGAGCCGACCTCCGGCGACCCGCGGATCAAGCCCGAGGCGGACGGCACGTCGTACGCCTCGGCGACGGTCCCGTGGGCCCCGCGCATCGAGGGTCGCTCGCTGGTCCTCCACCGCGAGGGTGCGATCGTCGGCTGCGCCGACCTCGCCCTGACCGGTGCCGGCACCGTGGTGCTCGACGCCACCGACGACGTCGAGGTCACCTCGCTCACCTACACGGTGGACGACGGTGCCGAGACCGACTACGACGGCTCGTTCGAGATCACCGAGGGCGGCACGCACGAGGTGGCCTACACGGCGACCGACGCGGCCGGCAACGAGACGACCGGCACGTTCGA
The Nocardioides plantarum genome window above contains:
- a CDS encoding ThuA domain-containing protein, which gives rise to MNTLITRLRKGSRSTLSSALATIVLLPMGATVGLGLTATAAQGAVPDAVSSPAAATPKTPDAKAKAAKASKLTKNSVPLGKAVPWTAKKGAAARRHDEFDVMVFSKTAAFRHSNIDEGITAIQKLGTENHFSVTVTEDGASFTDANLEQFEAVIFLSTTGDVLTPTQQGAFERYIQGGGGYAGIHAASDTEYDWPWYGQLVGSYFNNHPNGTPTATVKVEDPAHPSTAGIEPRWERTDEWYNFRSNPRGKVHVLASLDETTYAPGGGAMGAEHPIAWCQDYDGGRSWYTGMGHTEASFLDAKFLGHILGGIETAAGVIPSDCKATLEGSFEKVALDENTSNPMELDIADDGRVFYIDRNGAVRIIMPDGTAVTAGTIPVYTGQEFGLLGIALDPNFATNNWVYFYYAPTGSAPIDRIARYTMSGNTLQLNTATTIMDVDVQRNECCHAGGSLEFDHDGNLYLATGDNTNPFDSGGYSPIDERAGRSAWDAQRSAGNTNSLSGKVLRIKPLAAGGYSIPAGNLFDEAADTQGKTRPEIYAMGFRNPFRIGLDEQHDNILVADYGPDAGSVSDTRGPNGRVEWNILDEPGNYGWPYCVGNNTPYNDYNFASSTAGAKFDCANPVNDSPNNTGLTNLPPAKSAVIWQSNNGSITGTPEIGASGAPMTSGTYDYDADLVSDRKWPAYFDSKAIWADWNNSRLFTVQMNQAGTNYTDINRFLPNLPMIRPHALQFGPDGALYMIEWGSGFNGNNTDSGIYRIDYVEGNRAPVARVTTNRTSGPAPLTVNFDGTASYDADTGDATGLTYAWDFDGNGTTDATTATASHTYTTVGNFTARLTVTDEGGRTGTSNIDIVVGNSAPTVELVLPLDGGFFDFGDYLKYEVKVTDAEDGTIDCSKVTVQPGLGHDEHSHGYEQYQGCSGTLALPGDTGHVGANIFGTITASYTDKGAGAANALTGVDGVVVHTKHKEAEFFDETGRTGDNTTGTAGVTAQTTTDSGGGQNVTGVETGDWFRWDMMNLTGITGVTMRAASTTAGATFAVRQGSPTGTTIGTLTVPNTGGAQTYQNVSTTFTGATTTSGALYFVATTGGANVNWLEFAGRGVTDNQPPAVSIKASTLTGEAPLPVSFTSTVTDSENDTPLTYAWDFGDDATSTEADPSHTFTAPGKYTVSLTVTDARGAKTTRTLEVNATRPSTTCFSGRSDDFLGDTLDTDRWNRSVRVDQSLTVSDGSLNVPVTATDIYQTTNTTPNIILQDLPAGAFEATTKLTLPANRSYQQAGLVVYGDDNNYLKLVYSGRSTNPDKSANIIQFAKEVNATASETNSANLGAAFPDTVWLRMTATAAGVVTASYSTDGETFTAMSATRDLTGITAPKVGLLTLGSQAASTGITAKYDYFTLTPDDTATPCAGEGCLESFDGTSLSNTWEVVRPTGNITVGGGNLTIPMAGTDLYQTTNSAGDLVLRDLPAGPFQVVTKVTAPINRQYQQAGLIIYGNDDNYIKLVSQGRSAAADVGSNIVQLTKEVGATATEANTAGLGATFPSTVWLRLTSTDGTAVTGDYSTDGQTWVAMPRGFDLTGIANPRVGVTAFANNAAAATISAAFDSFELTSDGCGPEEPTDTAAPTTTLTIAAADGQAGWYTTRPSFTLAAVDETDGSGIDSTEYRIAGGTWTPYTAAVSVTGEGSRLIEYRSTDKAGNVEAVKSLTVKIDTVVPTVTAAEAGTETKTLTLTAADATSGVARIEFQLDDETTWTVYAEALPFGEPGDHVVRYRAIDVAGNVSAVGTTTVVVDSGEDTTAPKVAATVLGSYDGVVKDLAGGTVGGQATLVSSVRGEGYATTATLTLTGLDPEGRYESHLHIGKCGSFEGHYRDDVDGAGTPPNELWPRNPDWEPTSGDPRIKPEADGTSYASATVPWAPRIEGRSLVLHREGAIVGCADLALTGAGTVVLDATDDVEVTSLTYTVDDGAETDYDGSFEITEGGTHEVAYTATDAAGNETTGTFEVVVPEEPEAPVVTVTTSPAEPNGKGGWYVSPVTVTLKGTGEGTLTSEYRIGYGAWTAYTKPVKLTKDGTTRVQARVRDARGTVSQVVTKTIKIDATAPKLSVSGIANGATMSVAAVKTARVTTTDTLSGIGTRSIRIDGKTVANPVRIDALSLRTGTHKLVVVVTDKAGNSSTRTITFKVVATYSGARALVDRLDKENKVGAAAADKMVVELKAAERADKRGDAREATQALTRFQRLAQAVAHTTARGALVDLARQLKAQV